Proteins encoded in a region of the Pseudomonas sp. PDNC002 genome:
- a CDS encoding GlxA family transcriptional regulator, with amino-acid sequence MSHDFWFLLLPGFSVMGFVSAVEPLRVANRFRGELYRWHLMSLDGGPVLASNGMSMNADSGLEALRESDTLLVVAGFEPLRACTPALLHWLKRLDRDGVTLGGIDTGSFVLAEAGLLQRQRCTVHWEALDAFRETYPQVQATQELFEIDGPRITSAGGTASIDLMLDLIAQDHGPELAVQVSEQFVVGRIRPRQDHQRLQVASRYGVSNRKLVQVIGEMERHTEPPLTTLELAERIQVTRRQLERLFRLHLNDTPSNFYLSLRLDKARQLLRQTDMSVLEIGVACGFETPSYLSRSYRAKFGVCPSQDRVGLRKVAAKAVPPQA; translated from the coding sequence ATGTCCCACGACTTCTGGTTCCTGCTGTTGCCCGGTTTTTCGGTGATGGGTTTCGTTTCCGCCGTTGAGCCGCTGCGGGTGGCCAACCGCTTCCGCGGCGAGCTGTACCGCTGGCACCTGATGAGCCTGGACGGCGGGCCGGTGCTCGCCAGCAACGGCATGTCGATGAACGCCGACAGCGGCCTGGAAGCCCTGCGCGAAAGCGACACGCTGCTGGTGGTGGCGGGTTTCGAACCGCTGCGCGCCTGCACCCCGGCGCTGCTGCACTGGCTCAAGCGCCTGGATCGTGATGGCGTGACGCTGGGCGGCATCGACACCGGCAGCTTCGTGCTGGCCGAGGCCGGATTGTTGCAGCGCCAGCGCTGCACGGTGCACTGGGAGGCGCTGGACGCCTTCCGGGAGACTTATCCACAGGTGCAGGCGACCCAGGAGCTGTTCGAGATCGACGGTCCGCGCATCACCTCCGCCGGCGGCACCGCGTCCATCGACCTGATGCTCGACCTGATCGCCCAGGACCATGGGCCGGAGCTGGCCGTACAGGTTTCCGAGCAGTTCGTGGTCGGGCGCATTCGTCCCCGCCAGGATCACCAACGCCTGCAGGTCGCCAGCCGTTACGGGGTGAGCAACCGCAAGCTGGTGCAGGTGATCGGCGAGATGGAGCGCCACACCGAACCACCGCTGACCACGCTGGAGCTGGCCGAGCGCATCCAGGTCACCCGGCGCCAGCTGGAGCGCCTGTTCCGCCTGCACCTGAACGACACGCCCTCGAACTTCTACCTCAGCCTGCGCCTGGACAAGGCGCGCCAGTTGCTGCGCCAGACCGACATGAGCGTGCTGGAGATCGGCGTGGCCTGCGGGTTCGAGACGCCTTCGTACCTGTCGCGCAGTTACCGGGCGAAGTTCGGTGTGTGCCCGAGCCAGGATCGGGTGGGGTTGCGCAAGGTGGCGGCTAAGGCGGTTCCGCCACAAGCATGA
- a CDS encoding GMC family oxidoreductase N-terminal domain-containing protein translates to MSHSNDSTYDYLIVGAGSAGCVLANRLSADPSVRVCLLEAGGSDASPRVQTPAGTITLYKSKIFSWNFYSAPQKRLNNRSLHCPRGKALGGSSSMNSMIYIRGHASDYDRWEQDGCPGWGWKDVLPFFKKSERNVLGQDPALHGTLGELVVDKPRDPNPLSNLFIKAAEHLGLRRNDDFNGREFEGVGIYNVTQKDAKRLSSYRAFVAPLQRPNLTVLTDRQVGRLLLEGERVTGIELRSGERLLARREVILSAGSLGSPQILLASGIGPGEELKAAGIPVKHDLPGVGKNLQDHLDGLVTVRSPSPLSLGFSLGSLPQILLSPFKYLLAKKGWLTTNYVEAGGFARTPLAQSLADVQFHFVPGYRSHRGRLFEWGHGYAVHTCVLRPKSIGELRVKPGGDIEIDYNFLANEEDGRVLVEGVKLARKILAQPEFDKIRGAEMLPGPQVQTDEQLLEHLREYAATVFHPVGTCKMGEDAMAVVDLRLRVHGLKGLRVVDASIMPTLISGNTNAPCIMLGERAAAMILEDSRISSTAPARAVPA, encoded by the coding sequence ATGTCCCACTCCAACGATTCCACCTACGACTACCTCATCGTCGGCGCCGGTTCCGCCGGCTGCGTCCTGGCCAACCGCCTGAGCGCCGACCCGTCCGTGCGCGTCTGCCTGCTGGAGGCCGGCGGCAGCGATGCCAGCCCGCGCGTACAGACCCCCGCCGGCACCATCACGCTGTACAAGAGCAAGATCTTCAGCTGGAACTTCTACTCCGCGCCGCAGAAGCGCCTGAACAACCGCTCGCTGCACTGCCCGCGCGGTAAGGCGCTGGGCGGCTCCAGCTCGATGAACAGCATGATCTACATCCGTGGCCACGCCTCCGACTACGACCGCTGGGAGCAGGACGGCTGCCCCGGCTGGGGTTGGAAGGACGTGCTGCCGTTCTTCAAGAAATCCGAACGCAACGTGCTCGGCCAGGACCCGGCGCTGCACGGCACCCTGGGCGAGCTGGTGGTGGACAAGCCGCGTGACCCCAACCCGCTGTCGAACCTGTTCATCAAGGCCGCCGAACACCTCGGCCTGCGCCGCAACGATGACTTCAACGGCCGCGAGTTCGAGGGCGTCGGCATCTACAACGTGACCCAGAAGGACGCCAAGCGCCTGAGCAGCTACCGTGCCTTCGTCGCGCCGTTGCAGCGGCCGAACCTCACCGTGCTGACCGACCGCCAGGTGGGCCGCCTGCTGCTGGAAGGCGAGCGCGTCACCGGCATCGAGCTGCGCAGCGGCGAGCGCCTGCTGGCGCGCCGCGAAGTGATTCTGTCGGCCGGCTCCCTCGGCTCGCCGCAGATCCTCCTGGCCTCCGGCATCGGTCCGGGCGAAGAGTTGAAAGCCGCCGGCATCCCGGTGAAACACGACCTGCCGGGCGTGGGCAAGAACCTCCAGGACCACCTCGACGGACTGGTCACCGTGCGCTCGCCAAGCCCGCTGAGCCTGGGCTTCTCCCTCGGATCGCTGCCGCAGATCCTGTTGTCGCCGTTCAAGTACCTGCTGGCGAAGAAGGGCTGGCTGACCACCAACTACGTCGAGGCCGGTGGATTCGCGCGGACACCTCTCGCGCAATCGCTGGCCGACGTGCAGTTCCACTTCGTGCCCGGTTACCGCAGCCACCGTGGCCGCCTGTTCGAGTGGGGCCATGGCTACGCCGTGCACACCTGCGTGCTGCGTCCGAAGAGCATCGGCGAGCTACGCGTGAAGCCCGGCGGTGACATCGAGATCGACTACAACTTCCTCGCCAACGAGGAAGACGGCCGCGTGCTGGTGGAAGGCGTGAAGCTGGCGCGCAAGATCCTCGCCCAGCCGGAGTTCGACAAGATCCGCGGCGCCGAGATGCTGCCCGGCCCGCAGGTGCAGACCGACGAGCAACTGCTCGAGCACCTGCGCGAGTACGCCGCCACCGTGTTCCACCCGGTGGGTACCTGCAAGATGGGTGAGGACGCGATGGCCGTGGTCGACCTGCGCCTGCGCGTGCATGGTTTGAAGGGGTTGCGCGTGGTGGATGCGTCGATCATGCCGACGCTGATCAGCGGCAACACCAACGCGCCGTGCATCATGCTCGGCGAGCGGGCGGCAGCGATGATCCTGGAAGACAGCCGCATCTCCTCCACCGCACCCGCCCGGGCCGTTCCGGCCTGA
- a CDS encoding ABC transporter permease has product MPRRSQSWLSRCLTPKVDLPLKLVWSAGTLCWLLVFGLWAGLSYGGVVPAMFLPTPDAVLAAGVRLASDGTLATHVMASVKVVMIGFIISSLVAVPLGLLMGSFRIVQAFLEPLVNFIRYLPVTSFVPLFILWIGIGLEQRVTVIIFGVFFQQLVMIADVSRGVAKDLVNASYTLGCNRRDVVLHVLGPASLPGVLDTLRVTMGWAWTYLVVAELVAASSGLGYISLKAMRGFQVDVIFLAIAIIGLLGLITDQLFRFIRLKVASWAQ; this is encoded by the coding sequence ATGCCTCGTCGTTCGCAATCCTGGCTCAGCCGTTGCCTGACGCCCAAGGTCGACCTGCCGCTGAAGCTGGTCTGGTCCGCCGGCACCCTGTGCTGGCTGCTCGTGTTCGGCCTGTGGGCCGGGCTTTCCTACGGCGGCGTGGTGCCGGCGATGTTCCTGCCCACCCCGGATGCGGTGCTCGCCGCCGGCGTGCGCCTGGCCAGTGACGGCACCCTCGCCACCCACGTGATGGCCAGCGTCAAGGTGGTGATGATCGGCTTCATCATCTCCTCGCTGGTGGCGGTGCCGCTGGGCCTGCTGATGGGCAGCTTCCGCATCGTCCAGGCCTTCCTCGAACCGCTGGTGAACTTCATTCGCTACCTGCCGGTGACCTCCTTCGTGCCGCTGTTCATCCTGTGGATCGGCATCGGCCTGGAGCAGCGCGTCACCGTGATCATCTTCGGCGTGTTCTTCCAGCAACTGGTGATGATCGCGGACGTTTCCCGCGGCGTCGCCAAGGACCTGGTCAACGCCTCCTACACCCTGGGCTGCAACCGCCGCGACGTAGTCCTTCACGTGCTCGGCCCGGCCTCGCTGCCCGGCGTGCTCGACACCTTGCGCGTGACCATGGGCTGGGCCTGGACTTACCTCGTCGTGGCCGAACTGGTCGCCGCCTCCAGCGGCCTGGGCTACATCAGCCTCAAGGCCATGCGCGGCTTCCAGGTCGACGTGATCTTCCTGGCCATCGCCATCATCGGCCTGCTGGGCCTGATCACCGACCAACTCTTCCGATTCATCCGACTGAAGGTGGCGTCATGGGCGCAGTAG
- a CDS encoding AEC family transporter: MPSSRRPRQDARSHPPLGIAVTALFQALWPLFALIVGGFVLRRKGFPGEAFWPAAERLNYFILFPALLASSLASAPLNDPGLARQALAVVLGLGIAWIALLIAKRLRGWNAARFGAIAQGVLRFNTYLGLAAVGSLYGKPGLTLAALMLALMVPTVNVMSVWALTAERGISLRSLLLPIVKNPLILACVAGALLNVSGIGLPGGTDRLFNLLAVASLPLGLLCVGAALQPQELRAEVSALGWNCAIRLLAMPLLAFAIARLLALPALESALLVMFFALPTAPTAYVLTRQLGGESGLMAGIITLQTLLAGASLLLVMGLIQSLG, encoded by the coding sequence TTGCCCTCCAGCAGACGTCCTCGGCAAGATGCCCGCTCCCACCCTCCTCTCGGGATTGCCGTGACCGCTCTGTTCCAGGCCCTCTGGCCATTGTTCGCGCTGATCGTCGGCGGCTTCGTGCTACGCCGCAAAGGCTTCCCCGGCGAGGCCTTCTGGCCGGCGGCCGAGCGGCTCAATTACTTCATCCTCTTCCCCGCCCTGCTCGCCAGCAGCCTGGCCAGCGCGCCGCTGAACGACCCCGGCCTCGCCCGCCAGGCGCTGGCCGTGGTGCTCGGCCTGGGTATCGCCTGGATCGCCTTGCTGATCGCCAAGCGCCTGCGCGGCTGGAATGCGGCGCGCTTCGGCGCCATCGCCCAGGGTGTGCTGCGCTTCAACACCTACCTGGGCCTGGCCGCCGTCGGCAGCCTGTACGGCAAGCCGGGGCTGACACTGGCCGCGCTGATGCTCGCGCTGATGGTGCCGACGGTGAACGTGATGTCGGTCTGGGCGCTGACCGCCGAACGCGGCATCAGTCTGCGTTCCCTGCTGCTGCCGATCGTGAAGAACCCGCTGATCCTCGCCTGCGTGGCCGGCGCCTTGTTGAACGTGAGCGGCATCGGCCTGCCCGGCGGCACGGACCGGCTGTTCAACCTGCTGGCGGTAGCCAGCCTGCCGCTGGGCCTGCTCTGCGTGGGCGCGGCGTTGCAGCCGCAGGAACTGCGCGCTGAAGTCTCGGCACTGGGCTGGAACTGCGCGATCCGCCTGTTGGCCATGCCATTGCTGGCCTTCGCCATCGCTCGCCTGCTCGCCCTGCCAGCGCTGGAAAGTGCACTGCTGGTGATGTTCTTCGCGCTGCCGACTGCGCCTACGGCCTATGTGCTGACCCGCCAGCTGGGCGGCGAGAGCGGGCTGATGGCGGGGATCATCACCCTGCAGACGCTGCTGGCCGGCGCCAGTCTGCTGCTGGTGATGGGGCTGATTCAGTCGCTGGGCTGA
- a CDS encoding choline ABC transporter substrate-binding protein, with protein MKLSIRAFGCAALMLAASTTWAAEPAQCQNVRMGTVNWTDVVASSAVAEAVLDGLGYKVKQTSASQQIILAGMADKQLDVFLGYWQPTMQPVAKPYLDKQQIDVITPPTLPDAQSTYAVPTYVYDGGLKTFADIAKFKDKLGNKIYLIEPGSGSNRITAKMIADDKFGLKGFQIVESSEAGMLTAVKRAIKRQQWVVFFGWKPHPMNLQIDMKYLTGSDDVFGPNEGSATVSIMTAGGYQAQCGNVAKLLHNLKFSSQQVSQVMVPILDRSQPVDAAKAWLKQNPEPLKAWLDGVTTFDGKDGLAAVQASLK; from the coding sequence ATGAAGCTATCGATCCGAGCGTTCGGCTGTGCCGCGCTCATGCTCGCCGCCAGCACCACCTGGGCCGCCGAGCCCGCCCAGTGCCAGAACGTGCGCATGGGCACGGTGAACTGGACCGACGTGGTGGCCAGCAGCGCCGTGGCCGAAGCCGTGCTCGACGGCCTGGGCTACAAGGTCAAGCAGACCAGCGCCTCGCAGCAGATCATCCTCGCTGGCATGGCCGACAAGCAGCTCGACGTCTTCCTCGGCTACTGGCAACCGACCATGCAGCCGGTGGCCAAGCCCTACCTCGACAAGCAGCAGATCGACGTGATCACCCCGCCGACCCTGCCCGACGCGCAGTCCACCTACGCCGTGCCGACCTACGTCTACGACGGCGGTCTGAAGACCTTCGCCGACATCGCCAAGTTCAAGGACAAGCTGGGCAACAAGATCTACCTGATCGAGCCGGGCAGCGGCTCCAACCGCATCACCGCGAAGATGATCGCCGACGACAAGTTCGGCCTGAAGGGCTTCCAGATCGTCGAATCCAGCGAGGCCGGCATGCTCACCGCGGTCAAGCGCGCCATCAAGCGCCAGCAGTGGGTGGTGTTCTTCGGCTGGAAGCCGCACCCGATGAACCTGCAGATCGACATGAAGTACCTCACCGGCAGCGACGATGTGTTCGGCCCGAACGAAGGCTCCGCCACCGTCTCGATCATGACCGCCGGCGGCTACCAGGCGCAGTGCGGCAACGTCGCCAAGCTGCTGCACAACCTCAAGTTCAGCAGCCAGCAGGTGAGCCAGGTGATGGTGCCGATCCTCGACCGCAGCCAGCCGGTGGATGCCGCCAAGGCCTGGCTGAAGCAGAACCCCGAGCCGCTCAAGGCCTGGCTCGACGGCGTGACCACCTTCGATGGCAAGGACGGCCTCGCCGCCGTACAGGCCTCGCTGAAATAG
- a CDS encoding ABC transporter ATP-binding protein, with protein MGAVAIKQEEAAVTGQEQARPPRLRVENVSLRYRTPEGGTFSALESVSFEVPDQQFAVIVGPSGCGKSSLLYLTAGLAEPTEGDIYVGGQLVDGPGADRGMVFQSYTLFPWLTVRQNVEFGLKRRGMPAAERREIVDYYLDEVGLRRFENNYPKQLSGGMMQRVAIARALANDPQILLMDEPFGALDSQTRMQMQQLLLRVWDHSKKTVVFVTHDIDEAILLGDRVYVMGARPGRIKRILDVPIERPRSLDMVMDRQFIEMKREILGLLHDDLEEAH; from the coding sequence ATGGGCGCAGTAGCGATCAAGCAGGAAGAAGCGGCCGTGACCGGTCAGGAACAAGCCAGGCCGCCACGCCTGCGGGTGGAAAACGTCAGCCTGCGCTATCGCACGCCCGAGGGCGGCACCTTCAGCGCGCTGGAGAGCGTCTCCTTCGAAGTGCCGGACCAGCAGTTCGCCGTCATCGTCGGCCCGTCCGGCTGCGGCAAGTCGAGCCTGCTCTACCTCACCGCCGGGCTGGCCGAACCCACCGAAGGCGACATCTACGTCGGCGGCCAACTGGTCGACGGCCCCGGCGCCGACCGCGGCATGGTGTTCCAGAGCTACACCCTGTTCCCCTGGCTAACCGTGCGGCAGAACGTCGAGTTCGGCCTCAAGCGTCGCGGCATGCCGGCGGCCGAGCGCCGCGAGATTGTCGACTACTACCTCGACGAAGTCGGCCTGCGCCGCTTCGAGAACAACTATCCCAAGCAGCTCTCCGGCGGAATGATGCAGCGCGTGGCGATCGCCCGCGCGCTGGCCAACGACCCGCAGATCCTGCTGATGGACGAGCCCTTCGGCGCCCTCGACAGCCAGACCCGCATGCAGATGCAGCAACTGCTGCTGCGCGTGTGGGACCACAGCAAGAAGACCGTGGTGTTCGTCACCCACGACATCGACGAGGCCATCCTGCTGGGCGACCGCGTCTACGTCATGGGCGCACGCCCCGGCCGCATCAAGCGCATCCTCGACGTGCCCATCGAGCGCCCGCGCTCGCTGGACATGGTCATGGACCGCCAGTTCATCGAGATGAAGCGCGAGATCCTCGGGCTGCTGCACGACGATCTGGAAGAGGCTCATTGA
- a CDS encoding nuclear transport factor 2 family protein — MSESRPPLPPFTRETAIQKVRLAEDGWNSRDPHRVSLAYTPDSRWRNRATFVQGREQIVQFLTAKWVREQQYRLIKELWAFTDNRIAVRFAYEWHDDSGNWFRSYGNENWVFDENGLMFERHASINDLPIREDERLFHWPQGRRPDEHPSLSELGL; from the coding sequence ATGAGCGAATCCCGTCCCCCTCTGCCGCCCTTCACCCGCGAAACCGCCATCCAGAAAGTCCGCCTTGCCGAGGACGGCTGGAACAGCCGCGATCCGCACCGCGTGTCGCTGGCCTACACACCGGACAGCCGCTGGCGCAACCGCGCGACCTTCGTCCAGGGCCGCGAGCAGATCGTCCAGTTCCTCACCGCCAAGTGGGTGCGCGAGCAGCAGTACCGGCTGATCAAGGAACTCTGGGCCTTCACCGACAACCGCATCGCCGTGCGCTTCGCCTACGAATGGCACGACGACTCGGGCAACTGGTTCCGCTCCTACGGCAACGAGAACTGGGTCTTCGACGAGAACGGCCTGATGTTCGAGCGCCATGCGAGCATCAACGACCTGCCGATCCGCGAGGACGAGCGCCTGTTCCATTGGCCGCAAGGGCGCCGGCCGGATGAACATCCGTCGCTCAGCGAGCTGGGCTTGTGA
- a CDS encoding ABC transporter substrate-binding protein, whose protein sequence is MIKSLLVRSIACSALALAAVSGAQAGTLSIGHTTWVGYGTLYLARDLGYFKEQGLDLQLTTIEEASMYMAAQASGQLSGSASTIDEILKYRPKFCFKAVAALDDSHGGDGVLVGKDVTSLAQLKGQEVAVNEGSVSQFWLAYLLKHAGMNMSDIKVQNMTADDAASAFIAGRVPAAVTWEPHLSLVREKQQGKVLVDSSTTPGVIVDVVALNCDVIEKQPEDVKALVKGLYRAVQYTKEHPDEAYAIMAKGVGGYLSDPKALADAAKGVRFYDKAMSEQLIGTPGKPGDIKGLIRLANETWSGLQGKRLEVSYDDLVDPRFVSE, encoded by the coding sequence ATGATCAAGTCCTTGCTCGTGCGTTCCATCGCGTGTTCCGCCCTGGCTCTTGCCGCCGTTTCCGGCGCGCAGGCCGGTACCCTGTCCATCGGCCACACCACCTGGGTCGGCTACGGCACGCTCTACCTCGCCCGCGACCTGGGCTACTTCAAGGAGCAGGGCCTGGACCTGCAGCTGACCACCATCGAGGAAGCCTCGATGTACATGGCGGCCCAGGCCTCCGGCCAGCTCTCCGGTTCCGCCTCCACCATCGACGAAATCCTCAAGTACCGGCCGAAGTTCTGCTTCAAGGCCGTGGCCGCGCTGGACGACAGCCATGGCGGCGACGGCGTGCTGGTGGGCAAGGACGTCACCTCCCTGGCCCAGCTCAAGGGCCAGGAAGTGGCGGTCAACGAAGGCTCCGTCTCGCAGTTCTGGCTGGCCTACCTGCTCAAGCACGCCGGCATGAACATGAGCGACATCAAGGTGCAGAACATGACCGCCGACGATGCCGCCAGCGCCTTCATCGCCGGCCGCGTGCCCGCCGCCGTGACCTGGGAGCCGCACCTCTCTCTGGTGCGCGAGAAGCAGCAGGGCAAGGTGCTGGTGGACAGTTCCACCACCCCCGGCGTGATCGTCGACGTGGTCGCCCTCAACTGCGACGTGATCGAGAAGCAGCCCGAGGACGTGAAGGCCCTGGTGAAAGGCCTGTACAGGGCCGTGCAGTACACCAAGGAACACCCGGACGAGGCCTACGCGATCATGGCCAAGGGCGTCGGCGGCTACCTTTCCGATCCCAAGGCCCTGGCCGACGCCGCCAAGGGCGTGCGCTTCTACGACAAGGCCATGAGCGAGCAACTCATTGGCACCCCCGGCAAGCCCGGCGACATCAAGGGCTTGATCCGCCTCGCCAACGAGACCTGGAGCGGCCTGCAGGGCAAGCGCCTGGAAGTCAGCTACGACGACCTGGTCGATCCGCGCTTCGTCTCCGAGTAA
- a CDS encoding carbohydrate-binding family V/XII, giving the protein MALRPVLSALTLAVGLSLLPTFSQAANAQQPSAAAELKWPRDFALGDQHVQIFQPQVEGWDGTRMSGRAAIAVGAAKAAPTYGVALFSAAAAIDKSSGLVQLTDLRIEKVEVPTAPDSADKVRDALVAQLPKHGLTVSLDQLQASYAVNQQLDKLRHVEVKNDAPQILFANTPTVLVMIDGQPQWQGLKGSDFEHVLNSRVLILRDAQGNHFLNAAGNWYTSQSIDGNWLVLSQPPKALINAQTVAMKAGPVDALLPKNGKKPAKAPAVLVATQPTELIVSEGTAQMAPVDGVSLLTMQNADHAVFVDPTSNTWYVLVSGRWFSGPGEKGPWQYVNGKDLPADFAKISPKDPKANVLVSVPGTPQAKEAAIAASIPQTASVSRSKAKLKVNYDGSPSFQPISGTDLRYAVNTPTPVIEVASNQFFAVSNGVWFVAPSATGPWQVATEVPAVIYGIPPSSPVYYVTYVHIYSVTPQTVVVGYTPGYLGVVVNSDGTVVYGTGYDYPAYVSSTVYYGYPPTYGYGAGFAVGALTGFAFGYASGAWWGAPEPYWGPYWGAYPAGGWSYTNINQANFYGRWGQGTVSHGYGYNGYTGTAWQGSSAVGYNPRTGTHFEGAQGTAFNPYTNRSAAARGGAYSNAATGISGAGRSAAGIDHDSGDFEAGRQVVQHNAQTGRTTIAQSGVKGDIDDNPDSFDHQHQGVSYNRRTGNAVGWNNGDIYAGHDGNVYQHTQDGGWQKHTDSGWQPVQPANNDLRNNLDQQFQSRQLGQQRFNQTQHQWGNGGGFGGDRSGGFGGGHFGGFGGGHFGGGGFRR; this is encoded by the coding sequence ATGGCTCTTCGCCCCGTTCTTTCGGCCCTGACGCTCGCCGTCGGGCTGTCTTTACTCCCCACCTTTTCACAGGCAGCCAATGCTCAGCAGCCTTCCGCCGCCGCCGAGTTGAAGTGGCCGCGCGACTTCGCCCTCGGCGACCAGCACGTGCAGATATTCCAGCCGCAGGTCGAAGGCTGGGATGGCACCCGCATGAGCGGTCGCGCCGCGATCGCCGTTGGCGCCGCGAAGGCCGCGCCGACCTATGGCGTCGCGCTGTTCTCGGCCGCCGCCGCGATCGACAAGTCCAGCGGACTGGTCCAGCTGACCGACCTGCGCATCGAGAAGGTGGAAGTGCCGACCGCGCCGGACAGCGCCGACAAGGTGCGCGATGCGCTGGTGGCTCAGTTGCCCAAGCACGGCCTGACCGTCTCCCTCGACCAGTTGCAGGCCAGCTACGCGGTCAACCAGCAGTTGGACAAACTGCGTCATGTCGAGGTGAAGAACGACGCGCCCCAGATCCTCTTCGCCAACACCCCGACCGTGCTGGTGATGATCGACGGCCAGCCGCAATGGCAGGGCCTCAAAGGCAGCGACTTCGAGCATGTGCTCAACAGCCGCGTGCTGATCCTGCGCGACGCCCAGGGCAATCACTTCCTGAACGCGGCCGGCAACTGGTACACGTCGCAGTCCATCGACGGCAACTGGCTGGTGCTGAGCCAGCCACCCAAGGCACTCATCAACGCACAGACAGTCGCGATGAAGGCCGGCCCGGTGGATGCGCTGCTGCCCAAGAACGGCAAGAAGCCAGCCAAGGCACCGGCGGTGCTGGTGGCAACCCAGCCCACCGAACTGATCGTCAGCGAAGGCACCGCGCAGATGGCGCCCGTGGATGGCGTCAGCCTGCTGACGATGCAGAACGCCGACCACGCGGTGTTCGTCGACCCGACCAGCAACACCTGGTACGTGCTGGTCTCCGGGCGCTGGTTCAGCGGCCCCGGGGAGAAGGGCCCGTGGCAGTACGTCAACGGCAAGGACCTGCCGGCGGACTTCGCGAAGATTTCACCGAAGGACCCGAAGGCCAACGTGCTGGTCTCGGTGCCCGGCACGCCGCAGGCCAAGGAGGCCGCCATCGCCGCGAGCATCCCGCAGACCGCCAGCGTCTCGCGCAGCAAGGCGAAACTGAAGGTCAACTACGATGGCTCGCCCAGCTTCCAGCCCATCTCCGGGACTGACCTGCGCTATGCGGTGAACACGCCGACGCCGGTGATCGAAGTCGCTTCCAACCAATTCTTCGCGGTGAGCAATGGCGTCTGGTTCGTCGCCCCCAGCGCGACGGGGCCATGGCAGGTAGCGACCGAAGTGCCGGCGGTCATCTACGGGATTCCGCCCAGCTCGCCGGTGTACTACGTGACCTATGTGCACATCTATTCGGTCACTCCGCAGACCGTGGTGGTCGGCTACACGCCCGGCTATCTGGGCGTGGTGGTCAACAGCGATGGCACGGTGGTCTACGGCACCGGCTACGACTACCCGGCGTACGTCAGCAGCACGGTGTACTACGGCTATCCGCCCACCTACGGCTACGGCGCCGGCTTTGCCGTCGGCGCGCTGACCGGGTTCGCCTTCGGCTATGCCTCGGGCGCCTGGTGGGGGGCCCCGGAACCCTACTGGGGCCCGTACTGGGGCGCCTACCCGGCCGGCGGCTGGAGCTACACCAACATCAACCAGGCGAACTTCTATGGCCGTTGGGGCCAGGGCACCGTCAGCCATGGCTACGGCTACAACGGCTACACCGGTACCGCTTGGCAGGGGAGCTCGGCCGTCGGCTACAACCCGCGCACCGGCACCCACTTCGAAGGTGCCCAGGGCACGGCCTTCAACCCCTACACCAACCGCAGTGCCGCCGCTCGCGGCGGCGCCTATTCCAATGCCGCCACCGGCATTTCCGGCGCGGGCCGCAGCGCGGCCGGCATCGACCATGACAGCGGTGACTTCGAGGCCGGACGCCAGGTCGTCCAGCACAACGCGCAGACCGGCCGCACGACGATCGCCCAGAGTGGCGTCAAAGGAGACATCGACGACAACCCGGACAGCTTCGATCACCAGCATCAGGGCGTGAGCTACAACCGCCGCACCGGCAACGCCGTGGGCTGGAACAACGGCGACATCTACGCCGGGCATGACGGCAACGTCTACCAGCACACCCAGGACGGCGGCTGGCAGAAGCACACCGACAGCGGCTGGCAGCCGGTTCAGCCGGCCAACAACGACCTGCGCAACAACCTCGACCAGCAGTTCCAGTCACGCCAACTGGGCCAGCAGCGTTTCAACCAGACTCAACATCAGTGGGGCAACGGCGGCGGGTTCGGCGGGGATCGCTCTGGCGGCTTCGGCGGCGGGCACTTCGGTGGGTTTGGTGGCGGGCACTTCGGCGGCGGAGGCTTCCGTCGCTAA